TACAGGTCAGTATGGGGGTATAGGAGCCTTAATTCGAAAAGTAGATGATTATATTGTAATAGCAGAACCTTATGAAGGTATGCCAGCTCAAAAAGCAGGATTGGTGGCAGGAGATAAGATACTTACTATTGATGGGAATGATATGAAAGGGAAAAGTTCAGATATCGTTTCTGAATCTTTAAAAGGGCCGAAAGGATCAACATTTATCATTGAGGTTGAAAGACCAAATAAAACAAAAAAGACATTTACGATTACACGTGATGAAATAAAATTATTGGACGTTCCTTATTCAGGAATAGTAGATGAAGATAATAAAATCGGATACATTAAATTGACATCTTTTACTCAAACGGCCTCCAAAAGTGTAAGGGAGGCTTATGAAAAGTTAACACATGAAGGAATGAAAAAACTCATTCTTGATTTGAGAGGAAATGGAGGAGGGCTTTTAATAGAAGCTATTGATATTGTTAACTTCTTTGTTCCTCGTGATGTAGAAATTGTAAAGACAATGGGTAGGATTGAAGATGAAAATCGAACATATAAAACTAGAAATATGCCACTTGATATAGATATCCCATTAGTAGTCTTAGTAGATGAAAATTCGGCTTCGGCCTCTGAAATTGTTTCAGGTTCACTACAAGATTTGGATAGAGCAGTAGTTGTTGGGAAAAACACTTTTGGTAAAGGCTTGGTTCAACGTACCCTGGATTTAGAATATGGAGCTAAAATGAAATTGACTATAGCAAAATATTACACTCCCTCAGGTAGATGTGTACAAAAGTTAGATTACTACCATAGGCAAGATGGTATGGTAGATAAGATTCCAGATTCATTAATTAAAATTTTCCATACAAAGAATGGTAGAGAGGTAATTGATGGTAGAGGAGTAGATCCTGATGTTAAGTTAGAAGATGAATATTTCTCTAAGTTGTTAGGAGTATTAGTAATTGATAATATTATATTTAATTATGCAACTGAATTTGCGTTATCTCATCCTACTATAGATGTTGCTAAGAATTTTATAATTACCGATGACATCTATAAGGAGTTTAAGGAATATGTATTAAAACAGGATTTTGAATACAAATCAACGACACAAGAGCAATTAGAAAAAGTATTAAGGGTAGCAGAACAGGAAGGGTATGATAAAAAAATTAATGGCGAATATCAGGCTTTATATGATGTCTTAAAAGTTTCTAAAAGTTCTGATTTAGACCTATTTGCAGATGAAATTAAGGAAGTGTTAA
The DNA window shown above is from Brumimicrobium sp. and carries:
- a CDS encoding S41 family peptidase, with protein sequence MHFKYLLFILLCIGLSSVGYNQSKGFETIKNLELIDLIYKNLDEYYVDDPKIGEISKAGIDAMLAELDPYTVYYHESNIEDYRLMTTGQYGGIGALIRKVDDYIVIAEPYEGMPAQKAGLVAGDKILTIDGNDMKGKSSDIVSESLKGPKGSTFIIEVERPNKTKKTFTITRDEIKLLDVPYSGIVDEDNKIGYIKLTSFTQTASKSVREAYEKLTHEGMKKLILDLRGNGGGLLIEAIDIVNFFVPRDVEIVKTMGRIEDENRTYKTRNMPLDIDIPLVVLVDENSASASEIVSGSLQDLDRAVVVGKNTFGKGLVQRTLDLEYGAKMKLTIAKYYTPSGRCVQKLDYYHRQDGMVDKIPDSLIKIFHTKNGREVIDGRGVDPDVKLEDEYFSKLLGVLVIDNIIFNYATEFALSHPTIDVAKNFIITDDIYKEFKEYVLKQDFEYKSTTQEQLEKVLRVAEQEGYDKKINGEYQALYDVLKVSKSSDLDLFADEIKEVLSNEIVSRYYYQEGRVENSFKDDKALKEGIEILNNEEQYKSILNPTK